From a region of the Chrysemys picta bellii isolate R12L10 chromosome 7, ASM1138683v2, whole genome shotgun sequence genome:
- the ADRB1 gene encoding beta-1 adrenergic receptor isoform X2: protein MGDGWLAPDCNPPNRSSSPPPVPPSSASTLPYPPGSRELPSHQWAVGMLMALMVLLIVVGNVLVIAAIGRTQRLQTLTNLFITSLACADLVMGSLVVPFGATLVVRGHWVWGSFLCECWTSLDVLCVTASIETLCVIAIDRYLAITSPFRYQSLMTKGRAKGIICTVWAISALVSFLPIMMHWWRDGDPQALECYQNPNCCDFVTNRAYAIASSIISFYIPLIIMIFVYIRVYREAKEQMRKIDRCEGRFYCSHPQPPAPAQSHQPILGNGRTSRRRTSRILALKEQKALKTLGIIMGVFTLCWLPFFLVNVVKVFSRDLVPDQLFVFFNWLGYANSAFNPIIYCRSPDFRKAFKRLLCCPRKADRRLHASAGELSRYPGSFINTLGTPERSLGGTWSDCNGGTQGGSDSSLEERNSKISYSESKVTRWKIIIL from the coding sequence ATGGGAGATGGCTGGCTCGCCCCAGATTGCAACCCCCCCAACCGATCCAGCTCCCCGCCGCCCGTCCCCCCCAGCAGCGCCTCCACCCTGCCCTACCCGCcgggcagcagggagctgccctcCCACCAGTGGGCGGTGGGTATGCTGATGGCCCTGATGGTGCTGCTGATCGTGGTGGGCAACGTGCTGGTGATCGCGGCCATCGGGCGCACGCAGCGGCTGCAGACCCTCACCAACCTCTTCATCACCTCGCTGGCCTGCGCCGACCTGGTGATGGGCTCGCTGGTGGTGCCCTTCGGGGCCACGCTGGTGGTACGGGGCCACTGGGTCTGGGGCTCTTTCCTGTGCGAGTGCTGGACCTCGCTGGACGTGCTGTGCGTGACGGCCAGCATCGAGACCCTGTGCGTTATTGCCATCGACCGCTACCTGGCCATCACCTCGCCTTTCCGCTACCAGAGCCTCATGACCAAGGGCCGGGCCAAGGGCATCATCTGCACGGTCTGGGCCATCTCTGCCTTGGTCTCCTTCCTGCCCATCATGATGCATTGGTGGCGGGATGGAGATCCCCAGGCTCTGGAGTGCTACCAGAACCCCAACTGCTGCGACTTTGTCACCAACAGGGCCTATGCCATCGCCTCCTCCATTATCTCTTTCTACATCCCCCTGATCATCATGATCTTCGTGTACATCAGAGTCTACCGGGAGGCCAAGGAGCAGATGAGGAAGATAGACAGGTGCGAGGGCAGGTTTTACTGCAgccacccccagcctcctgccccagcccaatccCATCAGCCCATCCTGGGCAATGGCAGAACCAGCAGGAGAAGGACCTCCAGGATCCTGGCCTTGAAGGAGCAAAAAGCCCTCAAGACCTTAGGCATCATCATGGGTGTCTTCACCCTCTGCTGGCTCCCTTTCTTCCTGGTCAACGTGGTCAAGGTCTTCAGCAGGGACCTGGTGCCAGACCAGCTCTTCGTCTTCTTCAACTGGCTGGGCTATGCCAACTCGGCTTTCAACCCCATCATCTATTGCCGCAGCCCCGACTTCCGCAAGGCCTTCAAGAGGCTGCTCTGCTGCCCCAGGAAAGCTGACCGGAGGCTGCACGCCAGCGCTGGGGAGCTCTCCCGGTACCCAGGGAGCTTCATCAATACTTTGGGCACCCCCGAGCGCAGCCTAGGAGGGACATGGTCTGATTGCAATGGGGGCACACAGGGAGGCAGTGACTCCAGCCTGGAGGAGAGGAATAGCAAAATTTCCTATTCGGAATCCAAG